A single window of Penaeus chinensis breed Huanghai No. 1 chromosome 9, ASM1920278v2, whole genome shotgun sequence DNA harbors:
- the LOC125028585 gene encoding protein TSSC4-like has protein sequence MASFRLHSEDSEFNNRVDALFSSLATAATEHEPRVSKRPREEDDNDSGDSHRKDGEFKRPLGKNLNQRGNESSSSEGDIQSPCDGGSSKDGEFRRPNSRPPNWRGRGRGPLNSTPDYVKNPQKWTRYSMRGTKVLSDRENKAEGLRLFDKLRTRRMEGEAGEEEDDYQQKETEKIVFKKPVKVEDEGGMNEKEESDMSADALFGGPKKVKLPEYVVGQTKQRNKLKKRADNAEDSQKVSSSSEVKLGHLMFEEEDD, from the coding sequence ATGGCCTCATTTCGCCTTCACTCCGAGGACTCCGAGTTCAACAATCGAGTGGACGCCCTCTTCAGCTCGCTCGCAACGGCCGCCACTGAGCATGAGCCTCGCGTGTCCAAACGACCCCGCGAGGAGGACGATAATGACAGCGGGGACTCACACAGGAAGGATGGGGAGTTCAAAAGACCCTTAGGCAAGAATCTGAACCAGCGTGGTAACGAGTCGTCCTCCAGCGAAGGTGATATCCAAAGCCCCTGTGATGGGGGTTCGTCCAAGGATGGGGAGTTCAGAAGACCCAACAGTAGGCCTCCGAATTggcgaggcagagggagagggcctCTTAACAGCACCCCAGACTATGTGAAGAATCCCCAGAAGTGGACAAGATACAGCATGAGGGGAACAAAGGTACTGAGTGACCGAGAAAACAAGGCAGAAGGTTTGCGGCTCTTTGACAAACTGAGGACAAGAAGGATGGAAGGCgaagcaggagaggaggaagatgattaccagcaaaaggaaacagagaagattGTGTTCAAGAAGCCTGTTAAAGTTGAAGATGAAGGAGGcatgaatgaaaaggaggagtCAGACATGTCTGCTGATGCCTTGTTTGGGGGACCAAAGAAAGTGAAGCTACCTGAGTATGTTGTTGGCCAgaccaaacaaagaaacaagctcAAGAAGAGAGCAGATAATGCAGAAGATTCCCAGAAAGTTTCATCTTCATCAGAAGTTAAACTTGGGCATTTGATGttcgaagaagaagatgattag